From Hyla sarda isolate aHylSar1 chromosome 5, aHylSar1.hap1, whole genome shotgun sequence, a single genomic window includes:
- the LOC130273370 gene encoding uncharacterized protein LOC130273370 isoform X2: protein MAEATVTTLPSFATMDLKNTRLNRRSMMFDTLVTSTPFIGTVMSSSDPAGTVKVNDFEQMKSLFFELEKLSAEETHHQLDSAFLKVYLNEKLVPRGLRLRPIASFKEDTEFYSKWEYALNFCSSTLLQLLSEKRDSVVDHLSDKIDNCIFALSKFQHLPEYTEWQLSHNTKSLKLEKEILQKKLTKLNRDRNDYQNNNIKYWLKTDKPHDGNLTYSKNKNINNKTNKNKYPPRSLNNTKTFRPTYKTTPQPPSNLIHKTTTQNTTPRQPYSHKPRRLNPSEPTHQSHSNSFHKQLSTSDCHSHPSNIIPQTSTHTTTVHHPTINTAPSNPPPQELIEFINSCSLNPPKHEPSKRLPSGRFSSSDQDSLLDDSLLTVHITTPPCSNDPGRIYFTPMENPPTNHPKLSNTTIPNMDLSLPHNQHNTTVFLDLPRRIQISPPPMKPTTPMELVDIAPPLGVKRKDRGDGDAGEVEKETREDKRKRKNKTHKVVQI from the coding sequence ATGGCCGAGGCGACCGTGACTACCCTCCCTTCATTCGCTACCATGGACCTCAAGAATACAAGATTAAACAGGAGATCCATGATGTTCGACACCCTTGTGACTTCCACACCATTCATTGGAACAGTGATGTCCTCCTCTGATCCTGCAGGTACTGTTAAGGTTAATGATTTTGAACAAATGAAAAGCCTCTTCTTTGAACTTGAAAAACTCTCAGCGGAAGAAACTCACCATCAACTGGACAGTGCTTTTCTTAAAGTATATCTGAATGAAAAACTTGTTCCCAGGGGTTTAAGACTGAGACCAATTGCATCATTCAAAGAGGACACTGAGTTTTACAGTAAATGGGAATATGCTTTAAACTTCTGTTCCTCCACACTCCTTCAATTATTATCAGAAAAAAGGGACTCAGTTGTAGACCACCTCTCGGATAAAATCGATAACTGCATATTTGCACTCTCGAAGTTCCAACATTTACCGGAATACACAGAGTGGCAGTTATCTCATAACACAAAATCACTCAAGTTGGAAAaagaaatattacaaaaaaagcTGACCAAGCTGAACAGAGATAGGAATGACTATCAGAATAATAACATCAAATACTGGCTCAAAACAGACAAACCACATGATGGGAACCTCACTTatagtaaaaacaaaaatattaataataagacaaataaaaataaatatccacCACGTTCCTTAAACAATACTAAAACCTTCAGACCAACTTACAAAACTACCCCCCAGCCACCATCTAATCTCATTCATAAAACCACAACCCAGAATACTACTCCTCGGCAACCCTACTCCCACAAACCCAGACGCCTTAATCCATCTGAACCTACCCACCAGTCACACTCCAACTCTTTCCATAAACAGCTTTCTACCTCTGATTGTCACTCCCATCCATCCAATATTATACCACAGACCAGCACTCATACTACTACCGTCCATCATCCCACCATCAATACGGCTCCATCTAATCCACCTCCTCAGGAACTCATTGAATTTATTAACTCATGTAGCCTCAATCCACCCAAACACGAACCTTCTAAACGCCTTCCTTCAGGCCGTTTCTCTTCATCTGACCAAGATTCTCTCCTTGATGACTCACTACTAACCGTTCATATCACTACCCCCCCTTGCAGTAATGATCCAGGACGCATATATTTCACCCCAATGGAGAACCCCCCCACTAACCATCCCAAACTCTCAAATACCACCATCCCCAATATGGATTTATCCTTACCCCACAACCAACACAACACTACTGTTTTTTTAGACCTCCCCCGCAGAATTCAGATATCACCCCCACCTATGAAACCCACAACCCCTATGGAACTAGTGGACATAGCTCCCCCTTTAGGGGTAAAAAGAAAAGACCGCGGAGACGGGGATGCAGGGGAGGTCGAAAAAGAAACGAGGGAAGACAAGAGAAAAAGGAAGAACAAGACACACAAGGTTGTCCAAATATAG
- the LOC130273370 gene encoding uncharacterized protein LOC130273370 isoform X1, which produces MVPAPIHTDLKPKSNFYPLQSRGSYLDTFLSMVAHDLEKLTKRDNKYANNLSRIEHQTLKKLAENRNIVIRPADKGGGVVILNTEDYIKEANRLLTDPKFYKTLPTDPTKKYTDELKTLVNEGFQTGVLNKSEKDFILIHEPSLPIFYYLPKVHKNTENPPGRPIVSGIGSVSSNLSHYLDLLLHKYVLKLTSYLKDTTDFISSILAVEWKTEYLLVTMDITSLYTVIDHDLGINAVAHFLNNDPELPQAQRDFIQKGLRYVLTHNYFEFQKCIYAQHTGTAMGSRVAPSFANLFVGLFEETFVYPNHLFRHCVYFKRFIDDIFFIWNGSTVLLDEFLTYLNCNNWGLHFTHNVFNDNAEFLDVVVFHNGLGALNTKTFFKKVDSNSYLDFTSSHFKKWLINVPYGQFKRIRRNCSNLNDFEEQSDILRKRFRAKKYPKAIVDSSFKRASTLSQQECLSKGKFTPSNEKDWSINFITTFSREHKHIKDILHKHWPIVMNDPFLRDTLPQKPGVTFRRGKTLRNIIAPSRLKTHNHQPVNFLTTTGAYRCGHNRCKCCANLHHRAKTFTSKITGETFQIKTLLNCSSQYVVYLLDCQCGLQYVGRTIRCLRERITKHRNNATNGFLLHSVSRHITEQHGQNFNVISITPIESISRDIPHRFNTLRKRENYWIYKLQTLVPTGLNEMIECSL; this is translated from the coding sequence ATGGTACCAGCACCTATACACACTGACCTTAAACCAAAATCGAACTTCTATCCCCTCCAATCGAGAGGCAGTTACCTTGATACTTTTCTTAGCATGGTCGCACACGATCTAGAAAAACTTACTAAAAGAGACAATAAATATGCTAATAATTTATCTCGCATTGAACACCAAACCTTAAAGAAACTAGCGGAGAACCGTAATATTGTGATTCGACCAGCagacaaggggggaggggtggTCATTTTAAACACAGAAGATTATATCAAGGAAGCTAACAGACTCCTTACCGATCCCAAATTTTATAAAACGTTGCCTACAGACCCGACTAAGAAATACACTGATGAATTGAAAACATTGGTTAATGAAGGTTTTCAGACGGGCGTCCTGAATAAATCTGAAAAAGATTTTATTCTTATACATGAACCatctttacctattttttattacttaCCAAAGGTTCATAAAAATACCGAAAATCCACCAGGGCGCCCTATTGTATCTGGGATAGGCTCTGTGTCTTCCAATTTGTCACATTATTTAGacctgctgttgcataaatacgttTTAAAATTGACCTCCTACCTCAAAGATACTACAGATTTTATTTCCTCCATTTTAGCAGTAGAATGGAAGACAGAATACCTCTTGGTTACAATGGATATCACTTCCTTGTACACGGTGATAGACCACGACCTGGGGATTAATGCTGTGGCTCATTTTCTAAACAATGACCCAGAACTCCCACAGGCTCAGCGCGATTTTATTCAAAAAGGTCTTCGCTACGTTTTAACACACAATTACTTTGAATTCCAGAAATGTATTTATGCTCAGCATACCGGCACCGCAATGGGGTCACGCGTGGCACCCAGCTTCGCTAATCTTTTTGTGGGCTTATTTGAGGAGACTTTTGTTTATCCAAACCATCTATTTCGACACTGTGTTTATTTTAAACGTtttattgatgatatattttttatttggaatggtTCCACTGTTTTATTAGATGAATTTTTAACATATCTTAACTGTAACAACTGGGGCCTTCATTTCACACATAATGTTTTTAATGATAATGCTGAGTTTTTAGATGTTGTTGTTTTCCACAATGGCCTAGGAGCTTTGAATACTAaaaccttttttaaaaaagtagATAGTAACAGCTATCTTGATTTTACTAGTTCACATTTTAAAAAATGGCTCATAAATGTGCCTTATGGGCAATTTAAACGTATTAGACGAAATTGTTCTAACCTCAATGATTTTGAAGAACAGAGTGACATTCTAAGAAAAAGGTTTAGGGCTAAAAAATACCCAAAGGCCATTGTGGATTCTTCTTTTAAGAGGGCTAGCACTCTATCACAACAAGAATGCTTGTCCAAAGGAAAATTCACCCCGAGCAATGAGAAAGATTGGTCTATAAATTTCATAACCACTTTTTCTAGAGAGCACAAACACATTAAAGACATTTTACACAAACACTGGCCAATTGTAATGAATGACCCCTTTCTACGAGACACTCTCCCCCAAAAACCAGGTGTTACATTCAGGAGAGGTAAAACACTCcgtaatattatagctcccagcaGATTAAAAACTCACAATCACCAACCTGTGAATTTCCTCACCACCACAGGCGCTTATAGATGCGGGCATAATCGCTGCAAATGTTGTGCAAATCTCCACCACCGTGCCAAAACTTTCACCTCTAAAATCACGGGAGAAACATTCCAGATTAAAACCTTGCTGAACTGCTCCTCCCAATACGTGGTGTATCTTCTGGATTGCCAATGTGGTCTACAATATGTGGGGAGAACCATTAGGTGTCTACGGGAAAGAATCACAAAACATAGGAACAACGCCACCAATGGTTTTCTCCTCCATAGTGTCTCCCGGCATATAACTGAACAGCATGGTCAAAACTTCAATGTTATTTCAATTACCCCAATAGAAAGTATATCCAGGGACATTCCACATAGGTTTAATACCTTACGTAAACGAGAAAATTACTGGATATACAAACTCCAAACATTGGTGCCCACAGGTCTTAATGAGATGATAGAATGCTCCCTATAA